The genome window GCCCGGAATAAATATCAGCGCCTGACCTTGCATAAACAAGAGAGCTGCCTTCATTTCTCTTCAGAATATTGTCCAGGGGTTTTCCATAAGACCTGTCTGCGGCGATACCCACCCTCAATTTTTTCTTTTCAAGAAGTTCAGCCAGGGAACAATTATCATGATCAGGGAAGTCATCTTTCCTGTCAGCTTTTATGGTTATACCAACAGGCGGCACAATGTCCGTAGGAATCGATGAAAAAAGGGCCTCAGCCTCCCGTTCGCTTGTCCTGAACAGAGCTGCGTGGCAAACATGCTCCCCGTTTCGCATCATATACATCAGCCTTGAAAGATTTATAACCCGGTGCTCATGGTCATACTGGGGCATATTTTTCTGAAGAAGCAGTGTTATTTCATCGACAACCCCTTTGCCTTTGTCGCTTCCTTCAAGAATATAAAAGGGCGGAGCATCGACATCAACCCAGATTATTTTATCTTTTGCAAAAGCTGACGACGCAAAAGTCAGCATAAACATGGCAAAAGCAGCTATCGTCAATATTTTTTCTTTCGATATCATGAACCTGATTAAAAGCACGCCCTTGAATCCTTACTTAAATATCATCTTTTTTTCATATACATTGCCTTTACCTTTTCCTGAACCTTTTCAAGATAAATGTAAATGACAGGCGTAATATAAAGGGTCAGAAACTGCGAAACGACCAGTCCTCCTACAACAGCGAGTCCAAGCGGACGTCTTGCTTCAGCTCCCGCTCCGATTCCAAGAGCTATAGGAAGCGTTCCCATGAGAGCAGCCATGGTCGTCATCATTATAGGTCTGAATCTCATGATGCAGCCTTCAAATATGGAATCTTCGGCATTCTTGCCTTCGTTTCTCTGGGCCGAGATCGCAAAGTCTATCATCATGATGGCGTTTTTCTTTACTATGCCCACAAGCATTATTATTCCCACAAAGGCATAGATGCTCAGATCGACCTTGAAAACAAGCAGGGTAAGAAGAGCGCCGACACCAGCCGATGGAAGGCCGGAAAGAATTGTAATGGGGTGAATAAAGCTCTCGTAAAGAATTCCGAGAACTATATAAATAACGAATATGGCCATGAAAAGAAGCATAAACATTCCTTTCATGGACTCCTGGAATTGCTGGGCCGTACCCTGGAACGCCGTGCTTATGCCTTCAGGCACCTTCAGTTCATCAACCGCGCCTTCAATCTCTTTCACTGCCTGGCCAAGACCACTTCCAGGCTTTAGGTTGAAAGCGATTGTAACAGAAGGGAGCTGTCCGCTGTGGTTTACGGTAAGAGGCCCAACCTGCTGCTTTATCGAGGCCACTGTCTCAAGAGGGACAAGGCTTCCTGTTGAGGATCGTACATAGAGTTTTGATATGGAAGCAGGATCAGCCTGATATTCAGGGTTGAACTCCATTATTACCTGATACTGGTTGGACGGCGAATAAATCGTCGAAATCTGCCTCGATCCAAACGCGCTGTACAGGGTGTTTTCAATCTGTCTTGCTGAAATCCCCAATGATCCGGCTTTTTTACGGTCTATATCCACCAATATCTGAGGACTCGTTATCTGGAGATCTGTGCTCACATCCTGAAGCGAAGGAAGATCACGCATTGCTTTCTCTATTTTCGGAGCCCAGGCAAAAAGCTCGTTCATGTCCGAATCCTGGAGAGTATATTGATAAAGCCCTTTGCTTGAACGGCCTCCAATGCGTATTGCAGGCGGATTCTGGAGAAAGACCTTGATGCCTGGCACGGCAGCCAGCTTTGGTCTTAGTCTCTGGAGAATTTCATCCGCGCTGTCTTTCCTCTCGGACCTTGGCTTTAATTTTAGCAGAACCATGCCTGAATTTGAGGTCATTCTTGATCCGCTTGGCCCGACATTGGACATGACGTGCTCGACTCCAGGATCTTTCTGTATAATTTCGGCTATCTTTTTCTGATGCTCCTTCATGGATTCAAATGAAGCGCCTTCGATCGCTTCAGTAAAACCATAAAGCTGGCCTACGTCCTGACTAGGAATAAAGTCCTTGGGAGTTATTCTGAAAAGCCAGACTGTGATGAAAATGAGGGCTATGGACATGATAAGCGTGCTGAATTTGTGGCGTATAACCAATTTCAGGCTCGATTCATAGGCTCCGAGCATAATATCGAATCCGCGTTCAAAAAGCCTGAACATGCGGCCATGTTTTTCTTCTCCTTCATGATGACTCTTGTGATGTTTGACAAACCTGCTTGAAAGCATTGGGGAAAGCGAAAGGGATACAAATCCTGAAACAAGTATGGCAACACTTATTGTTACGGCAAATTCTTTTAACAGGCGGCCAATCAACCCGCCCATGAAAAGAAGGGGGATGAACACGGCGGCAAGGGATATTGTCATGGAAATGATGGTGAACCCGATTTCCTTTGATCCTTCAAGTGAGGCCCTTAATCGTCCCTTTCCCATTTCCATATGCCTGACTATGTTTTCAAGCATAACAATGGCGTCGTCCACGACAAATCCCACGGAAAGAGTGAGGGCCATCATTGAAAGGTTGTCCATACTGTAACCCATGAGCTGCATGACGGCAAATGTTCCTACAATTGAAAGCGGAAGCGCAAGGGCTGGAACAAGTGTGGCAGATACGTTTCTCAAAAAAACGAATATTACCAGAATAACGAGAACCATGCTTAGATATAGGGTAAAATTTACATCTTCTATGGAATCCTTGATGGATTCAGAACGGTCGTAAAGAACCTTTAGGTCAACGTTTCCCGGAATCTGGGCCTTGAAGGAAGGAATAAGTTTTTTAATGGCATCTGCGACAGCAACCGTATTTGTACCCGGCTGCCTCTGGACCGCAAGAACTATCGCCCTGTCACCGTCCATCCAGCTTGCGACCTTGTCGTTTTCAACACTTTCTATGATGCTGGCGACCTGTTTCAAATATACTGGTGAGCCGTTTTTATAACTCACAATCACGGATTTGTAGTCATCTGCCTTTAATAACTGACCAGAAGCTTTTATGGTAAGCGCCCTGCTTTTCCCGGAAAAAGTTCCGGTGGGCAGATTCACGTTATTATCAGATACAGCCTTGCTGACATCCTCAAGAGCTATCCCTGCCGCGTTCAGCTTGTCAGGATCGACCTGAACCCTGACAGCCCTCTTCTGGGAACCGTAAATCTGAACCTGGGCAACCCCGTTTATCATGGAAATGCGCTGGGCAAGCATGGTATCAGCAAATTCATTGACCTCAGAAAGAGGAAGCACAGTGGAACTTAAGGCAAGATATATTATCGGCTGATCAGCAGGATTTACTTTTCTGAAAGAAGGAGGCGTCGGCATTTCAGCAGGAAGAAGTCTGAGAGTCTTTGAGATTGCTGTCTGAACGTCCTGGGCCGCTGAATCAAGATCCCTTTCCAGAGAAAACTGAAGCGTAATCTGGGTAATCCCAAGAGCGCTGCTGGATGACATGGAATCCAAACCTGATATGGTTGTAAATTCCCTTTCAAGCGGAGTCGCGACAGATGACGCCATTGTCTCAGGGCTTGAACCTGGAAGATTTGCGGAAACTTGGATGGTCGGAAAGTCAACATTGGGAAGTTCGCTAACTGGGAGCAGCCTGTAGGCCATTATCCCGAAGATGAGTATCGCCATCATGACCAGCGTAGTCATGACAGGCCTTTTTATAAAAAGTTCAGGAATGTTCATTAAAAAACGCCTCCGGCGGGTCGCTTTTTGAAAAAAGCTCCGCAAAAACTTTATGATTATGGCACATGCTTAAAAAATGAGATTGTCATTGCTTTCGGAATCTTGGTTTTTATGATCAGCCAACCGCACTGAGAATAATGCATTGCAATGAAAATCAATGGTCAAAAATTCTCATTTGGGTTTATCAGCCTCAGGCTTTTTCTTTCCGTCGTCTTTCTTGTCAGATGCTTCTTTAGCGTCCGCAATCTTTACCTTGGCGCCCGGAGCAATTTTCATCTGTCCATCTGTCACAACCTTTTCACCGGCTGTCACTCCTTCATTGATGACAGTCTCGCCATTTATAGTCGAGCCTGGTTTTACAATTCTGAAATCAACGGTTTCATCCTCTTTGACCACAAGAACATATTCGCCTTTCTGGCCTGAAAGAATCGCCTGGGAAGGGACTGTAACAGCACCGCTTTTTATTCCAAGTCCAAGTGTGATATTTACGAACTGGCCAGGCCAAAGCCCTGCGTCTTCATTCGGGAAAGAGGCCTTCATCTGAATTGTGCCAGTTGCAACATCCACAGAGTTTTCAATAAAAGCGAGGCTGCCCTTTACCGGTTTAATATCTTTTGAAGACACCCGACCAGACATCTGATCAGACAATTGGGCTGTCACCTCAAGTTTTTTCTCGGCCATCAGCTTTCTGATTTCTGTTAGATTCTTTTCAGGCACTGAAAAAACAGCATAAATAGGTTTGATCTGGTTAATGGTCACAAGCGGCCTGTCATTATCATTTGCCTTGACTATATTGCCCTTGCTGACCTTGAGACTGCCTGTAACTCCAGGAACCGGAGCCTTTATGGAGCAATATGAAACCCTGAGCTTTGCCGCGTCGATCATGGATTCGTCTGATTTTATACTGGCTTCAAGGGAGGCAGCATTTGCTGAAAGATTATCATATTGTTCCTCGGTAATACCTTTTCTCAAAACAGAAGCATAACGCTCAAGCTGTTTTTTTGTATTAACAAGCTGGGCCTTGTTCTTGGCAAGACTTGCCTCGGCCTGCCTGAGCTGAGCCTCGTACATCCTCGCGTCAATGCCAAAAAGAGGATCTCCGGCCTTTACTTCCTGGCCCTCCTTAAAATAAACAGACGCTATTTCTCCCTCAACCTGGGATTTGATGCTTACAGTCGATAAAGCCTGAATATTCCCGACAGCAGTTATCTGAACAGGCACATCTTTTGTCAAAGCTTCAGCAACAACAACAGGAGCCGCACCCTTTTTCCCGGCGCCGTCTTTTCCACCCGCCGAATCAGATCCTTTTTTGCAGCCTTGGACAAACCCAAGGGAAAGCATAAGAAAAATGGACAGGATCAATATGTTACGATTCTTTTTGCAGATGGGCATTAAGTCCTCCTGAAATTCAATGAAGCAGTATTTAAATGAGCCATTGTTTCATCATGGTTCATAGTGTTTTATTGACAGAGAATATCAATATTATGAGTTTTAAAAAAAAGCAGTCAAAAAATGAAATCGGGGAATAATTTTCGAATGAAGTTAAAAATATTTGAAAATTTAGGGGGTTTGATTCTTTTTCAAAGCCTGCTGAAACCTTCAAGTGTAAGAGCTATGAATAAATAGCGAAGAAATTTACCTGTAAGCATGAAAACAGATACGGTCATTGGATTAGCCCTTGCAAGTCCTAGGGCAAAGGCAATTATATCCCCGACAAAAGGAGTCCAGCACCAGATCGCAAACCAGGTTCCTTTATCAACGACCTTTTTTCTCCATTTTTCTGCCTTCACAGGATCAATTCTGAGGATTTTTGAGGCTCTTTCCCATTTGCCGAAATATCCGAGGGCAAAGGTTGTAAGTCCGCCGAACCAGTTGCCGATTGTAGCAGTAGCAACAAGGGAAGAAGCATCACCGCCGGATGCAAGCATATATGTAAAAAGGGGTTCACTCCCGATGGGAATTACTGTGGCTGCGCCAAAACTGAGTAAAAACAGACTGAAATATTCCAGAAGCATTTAGAGTGATGCCCGATCGATAGCCTCGTTAATGCTCTGGTTAATGCTCCGGTCAAATGCTCCGACAGGCTTTGAAGTAAGCGAGCATCTGATCTCGGCTTTCAAAATATCCTGGGCCGTATCAGGAGAAAAAATTCCGCAGATAAAACTCTCGTCCTGTCCATTATTCCTTCTTTTCATGCTGCAATCAAGGCTGTTACCCATATACGCAGACTTCATAAAAACAGCATCAATATTTTTAATCCAAGTTTCAGTAATATCAGAAGGCAGGGATTCAATGAGCCACTTGATAAAAACGGCATTATTGGCATGCCTGTTATAATCAAGATCCCATGCATGGACTTCAAATCTCGTTTTATTAATGACTCCTGAACCATTTCCTGATTCAGGTTCGAATTCTGGTGCTGGCAATTCAGGAATCTCGAAGTCTATTGGAGGCCCGGAAGGAAGTTCAGGAGGAAGATTCTTTCCAAGCCGAACTGGCTGCCCAGAGTCAATTTTCACAAGTATCCAGGCACTCTTTGCAAAGGCATAAACCTGACCTGAGCTTCCTGTAACCTCATAGGATCTAAGCTCGTAAAGATTCTTAAAAGGGAATCTCCATGTTCTTATCCTAAGTTCCTCATTCCACACAGGCAAGCTTTTAATTTCAAGACTATATGCTCTGACAACCCAGGTCAGGCCCTTTTCAGCCATGTGCAGGGCAGATACACCTTCATTAAAAGCATGGACACTGGCCGCATCCTGAAACAGATTGAAAAACATCCAGGGCCGCAGAAAACCTGACACACCAGCGTCGGAATACCTGACCCTGTATTTCTGTTCAAAAAATTCCGACATATTTTAACAGTTCTCGCTAAAAATTATGAAATCAATCCTTGAAAAACTCAAACACAAGGGCCAAAGCTATAGATTGTTGGTGCGCAAGCCTTACGGCTTGAGCACCCTACGGTCAGATGATTTTAAAATGAATATTTTTGAATTATGATTTCTAACTTTAAACACAAATCATAAAGTTTTTGCGAAGCTTTTTTCAAAAAGCGACCCGCCGGAGGCATCCTGATTAATTCCTCGTCCTTCAAAATTCATAAATAGTATCAATTTTTCCTCATAAGCTCAGCAACAGCTTTTTCGAGTCCGTCAAGTGACAGCTCGAACATGGGGAATATTCTTGAAATAACGGCGACGGTGTGGGTGTAACCCCACATATATGGAGAAGTCGGATTCAGCCATATTGAATGCCTGAATGTGTCTGATATGAATTTCAGACGCTCGATGCTGGCCTTGCCACTTCTGTCCTGGATATGAATGGCACCTCCCGGAGACATAAGCTCATAGGGCGCCATGCTTGCGTCACCAAGGATTATCACCCTTGTCTCAGGATCCATTCTTGAAAATGTATCAAGGGCCACGGGCTTCTTATATCTGGCAGGATCTTCCCACACCTTGTCATATATGGTGTTGTGGAAGAAATAGGTCTTTATTTCCTTGAACTGGGATCTGGCATAATCAAAAAGCGTCTGAACAACGTCGACATAAGGATCCATGGACCATCCGCCA of Desulforegula conservatrix Mb1Pa contains these proteins:
- a CDS encoding TIGR02285 family protein, which produces MLLIRFMISKEKILTIAAFAMFMLTFASSAFAKDKIIWVDVDAPPFYILEGSDKGKGVVDEITLLLQKNMPQYDHEHRVINLSRLMYMMRNGEHVCHAALFRTSEREAEALFSSIPTDIVPPVGITIKADRKDDFPDHDNCSLAELLEKKKLRVGIAADRSYGKPLDNILKRNEGSSLVYARSGADIYSGLLRMLLAGRIDFILGSPLEAGYIHKKMDVGDSVINIPIRENMEYTMGYAACPKNEWGRGVMTEIERILKERRNTDEYRDIFEKWLDKGSLDRFRKAYSAHFLKESLTENNNSDGRK
- a CDS encoding efflux RND transporter permease subunit produces the protein MNIPELFIKRPVMTTLVMMAILIFGIMAYRLLPVSELPNVDFPTIQVSANLPGSSPETMASSVATPLEREFTTISGLDSMSSSSALGITQITLQFSLERDLDSAAQDVQTAISKTLRLLPAEMPTPPSFRKVNPADQPIIYLALSSTVLPLSEVNEFADTMLAQRISMINGVAQVQIYGSQKRAVRVQVDPDKLNAAGIALEDVSKAVSDNNVNLPTGTFSGKSRALTIKASGQLLKADDYKSVIVSYKNGSPVYLKQVASIIESVENDKVASWMDGDRAIVLAVQRQPGTNTVAVADAIKKLIPSFKAQIPGNVDLKVLYDRSESIKDSIEDVNFTLYLSMVLVILVIFVFLRNVSATLVPALALPLSIVGTFAVMQLMGYSMDNLSMMALTLSVGFVVDDAIVMLENIVRHMEMGKGRLRASLEGSKEIGFTIISMTISLAAVFIPLLFMGGLIGRLLKEFAVTISVAILVSGFVSLSLSPMLSSRFVKHHKSHHEGEEKHGRMFRLFERGFDIMLGAYESSLKLVIRHKFSTLIMSIALIFITVWLFRITPKDFIPSQDVGQLYGFTEAIEGASFESMKEHQKKIAEIIQKDPGVEHVMSNVGPSGSRMTSNSGMVLLKLKPRSERKDSADEILQRLRPKLAAVPGIKVFLQNPPAIRIGGRSSKGLYQYTLQDSDMNELFAWAPKIEKAMRDLPSLQDVSTDLQITSPQILVDIDRKKAGSLGISARQIENTLYSAFGSRQISTIYSPSNQYQVIMEFNPEYQADPASISKLYVRSSTGSLVPLETVASIKQQVGPLTVNHSGQLPSVTIAFNLKPGSGLGQAVKEIEGAVDELKVPEGISTAFQGTAQQFQESMKGMFMLLFMAIFVIYIVLGILYESFIHPITILSGLPSAGVGALLTLLVFKVDLSIYAFVGIIMLVGIVKKNAIMMIDFAISAQRNEGKNAEDSIFEGCIMRFRPIMMTTMAALMGTLPIALGIGAGAEARRPLGLAVVGGLVVSQFLTLYITPVIYIYLEKVQEKVKAMYMKKR
- a CDS encoding efflux RND transporter periplasmic adaptor subunit, which encodes MPICKKNRNILILSIFLMLSLGFVQGCKKGSDSAGGKDGAGKKGAAPVVVAEALTKDVPVQITAVGNIQALSTVSIKSQVEGEIASVYFKEGQEVKAGDPLFGIDARMYEAQLRQAEASLAKNKAQLVNTKKQLERYASVLRKGITEEQYDNLSANAASLEASIKSDESMIDAAKLRVSYCSIKAPVPGVTGSLKVSKGNIVKANDNDRPLVTINQIKPIYAVFSVPEKNLTEIRKLMAEKKLEVTAQLSDQMSGRVSSKDIKPVKGSLAFIENSVDVATGTIQMKASFPNEDAGLWPGQFVNITLGLGIKSGAVTVPSQAILSGQKGEYVLVVKEDETVDFRIVKPGSTINGETVINEGVTAGEKVVTDGQMKIAPGAKVKIADAKEASDKKDDGKKKPEADKPK
- a CDS encoding YqaA family protein encodes the protein MLLEYFSLFLLSFGAATVIPIGSEPLFTYMLASGGDASSLVATATIGNWFGGLTTFALGYFGKWERASKILRIDPVKAEKWRKKVVDKGTWFAIWCWTPFVGDIIAFALGLARANPMTVSVFMLTGKFLRYLFIALTLEGFSRL
- a CDS encoding acyl-[acyl-carrier-protein] thioesterase, with product MSEFFEQKYRVRYSDAGVSGFLRPWMFFNLFQDAASVHAFNEGVSALHMAEKGLTWVVRAYSLEIKSLPVWNEELRIRTWRFPFKNLYELRSYEVTGSSGQVYAFAKSAWILVKIDSGQPVRLGKNLPPELPSGPPIDFEIPELPAPEFEPESGNGSGVINKTRFEVHAWDLDYNRHANNAVFIKWLIESLPSDITETWIKNIDAVFMKSAYMGNSLDCSMKRRNNGQDESFICGIFSPDTAQDILKAEIRCSLTSKPVGAFDRSINQSINEAIDRASL